A stretch of Candidatus Acidulodesulfobacterium acidiphilum DNA encodes these proteins:
- a CDS encoding 4Fe-4S dicluster domain-containing protein, producing the protein MNREYTFFWGCTIQAKFPFMEKATRLVLDRLNIKHKDIDSFTCCPEKSLIKNIDENLFDLTGIRNIALAEKQNADIISVCTGCYSNLKQIRNKVASDLPYQKKINETLEKINLNFSGETSVYHFIEHLHDEVGLDKIRANVKYPLKGLNIAIHYGCHLVRPSHSINFDSPFEPRKYDNILKALGANVVQYKNKMMCCGQALDRVDEHDKSLVMARIKLDAVNESGADIITTVCPSCFTQFDTNQYMLLKEGVKRQIPVITLEELMCLAFGIEEAEELISQHKIKAGKFLEKFKKIKAVTDYTTIFDKDSLVRCYNCGACKNDCPMSLSFESYNPPLVIKMILENDIERAMSSKIVWECLECHTCVELCPQNYSWEKVLTTLKNLALKNDVGPQKVKKAGELFFKTLRLGDPQEGMRKKLGLPPAKKVLDNEFKRILDENIL; encoded by the coding sequence ATGAATAGAGAATATACTTTTTTTTGGGGATGTACTATACAGGCTAAGTTTCCGTTTATGGAAAAAGCTACGAGATTAGTCTTGGACAGGCTTAATATAAAACATAAAGATATCGATTCTTTTACGTGCTGTCCGGAAAAATCTTTAATTAAAAATATAGACGAAAATCTTTTTGATTTAACCGGTATTCGGAATATAGCGCTTGCGGAGAAACAGAATGCAGATATAATTTCCGTGTGTACAGGATGTTATTCCAATCTTAAGCAGATTAGAAACAAGGTTGCTTCCGACCTTCCGTATCAGAAAAAAATTAACGAAACTCTAGAGAAAATAAATCTTAATTTTTCCGGCGAAACGTCCGTTTACCATTTTATAGAACATCTCCACGACGAAGTGGGGCTGGATAAAATAAGGGCAAACGTTAAGTATCCGCTGAAAGGTTTAAATATTGCAATACACTACGGATGCCATTTAGTAAGGCCGTCGCATTCCATAAATTTCGATTCTCCTTTTGAGCCGCGTAAATACGACAATATTTTAAAAGCTCTAGGAGCTAACGTGGTCCAGTATAAAAACAAAATGATGTGCTGCGGACAGGCATTAGACAGGGTGGATGAACACGATAAATCTCTCGTCATGGCAAGAATAAAACTTGATGCCGTTAACGAAAGCGGAGCCGACATAATCACAACCGTTTGTCCTTCGTGCTTTACGCAGTTCGACACGAACCAGTATATGCTTTTGAAAGAAGGCGTAAAGCGTCAGATACCGGTTATAACCTTAGAAGAGCTAATGTGTCTGGCTTTCGGCATAGAAGAAGCGGAAGAACTAATTTCTCAGCATAAAATAAAAGCCGGAAAATTTCTTGAAAAATTTAAAAAAATTAAGGCTGTAACCGATTATACTACTATTTTCGATAAAGATTCGTTAGTCAGATGCTATAACTGCGGCGCATGCAAAAACGACTGCCCTATGAGCCTTTCTTTTGAATCTTATAATCCGCCTTTAGTAATAAAAATGATTTTAGAAAACGATATCGAAAGAGCTATGTCGTCAAAAATAGTATGGGAATGTCTCGAATGTCATACATGCGTCGAATTATGCCCTCAAAATTACAGTTGGGAAAAGGTTCTTACGACTTTAAAAAATCTTGCGCTAAAAAACGATGTCGGTCCGCAGAAAGTTAAAAAAGCGGGAGAGCTTTTCTTTAAAACTTTAAGGCTCGGCGATCCTCAGGAAGGAATGCGCAAAAAGCTGGGGCTTCCTCCCGCTAAAAAGGTTTTAGATAATGAGTTTAAAAGAATATTAGACGAAAATATTTTATAG
- the rny gene encoding ribonuclease Y codes for MTGYILPILIIITAAIFFVAGFLVKYFVDKGSLSSSSYKAANIIGEAEKKAEEIKKEAVLAAKSESIRLKEIADEEIRLQKQELNQLDKRLSFKEDNLEKRISLIEKKESDFMRREKILAQSEKAISEKEKLIEDKIKENIAELEKISGMTSTEAKNILINSITEEAKHESAKAIKRIEDETREIADKKAKEIIATAIQRYAGDYVAEKSISSVQLPSDEMKGRIIGREGRNIRALEAATGVDLIIDETPEAVILSSFNPIKREIAKLSLERLIADGRIHPARIEEIVVKVEEELNQTMKEAGEQATFDVGIHGVHPELLKLLGRLKYRTSYSQNVYNHSIEVAFLCGIMASELNINVKQAKRAGLLHDIGKAVDHEVEGSHAIIGADLAKKFGESPKVVHAIAAHHFDEEPNSVLAVLVSAADALSAARPGARKEMFETYVKRLEDLESIANSFSGVAKSYVIQAGREIRAIVQSQKISDEDSVVLSKDIAKKIENTMQYPGQIKVTVIRETRATEFAK; via the coding sequence ATGACTGGGTATATTTTACCGATTTTAATAATTATTACTGCCGCAATATTTTTCGTTGCCGGTTTTTTAGTTAAATATTTTGTAGACAAAGGTTCGTTAAGCAGTTCTTCTTATAAAGCCGCTAATATTATCGGAGAAGCAGAAAAAAAAGCCGAAGAAATTAAGAAAGAAGCCGTTTTAGCCGCTAAATCCGAATCTATAAGGCTAAAGGAAATTGCCGACGAAGAAATAAGGCTTCAAAAGCAGGAATTAAATCAGCTCGATAAAAGATTATCCTTCAAAGAAGACAATCTTGAAAAAAGAATATCTTTGATAGAGAAAAAAGAAAGCGATTTTATGAGAAGGGAAAAAATTCTTGCTCAATCCGAAAAAGCAATCTCCGAAAAAGAGAAATTGATAGAAGACAAAATTAAAGAAAATATCGCCGAATTAGAAAAAATATCCGGCATGACGTCCACGGAAGCAAAAAATATTCTTATAAATTCAATAACTGAAGAAGCTAAGCACGAATCCGCCAAAGCGATTAAGAGGATAGAGGACGAAACAAGAGAGATTGCGGATAAAAAAGCTAAAGAAATTATAGCTACGGCTATACAGCGTTATGCCGGAGATTATGTCGCAGAAAAATCTATATCTTCCGTTCAACTTCCAAGCGATGAAATGAAAGGCAGAATTATAGGCAGGGAGGGTAGAAATATACGCGCTCTCGAAGCCGCTACCGGAGTCGATTTAATAATAGACGAAACGCCTGAAGCTGTTATTCTATCTTCTTTTAATCCTATTAAGAGAGAAATAGCCAAGCTTTCTTTGGAAAGATTGATTGCCGACGGCAGAATTCATCCTGCAAGAATAGAGGAAATAGTCGTAAAAGTTGAAGAAGAACTTAATCAGACTATGAAGGAAGCCGGAGAGCAGGCAACGTTCGACGTCGGAATTCACGGAGTACATCCTGAACTTCTTAAACTTCTAGGCAGATTAAAATACAGGACGAGTTATTCGCAAAACGTATATAACCATTCGATTGAAGTTGCATTCCTTTGCGGAATAATGGCTTCCGAATTAAATATCAACGTTAAACAGGCTAAAAGAGCAGGGCTTTTACATGACATAGGCAAGGCTGTCGACCATGAAGTAGAAGGTTCGCATGCTATAATAGGTGCCGATCTTGCAAAAAAATTCGGCGAATCGCCTAAAGTGGTTCATGCTATTGCCGCCCATCATTTCGATGAAGAGCCGAACAGCGTGCTTGCAGTTCTGGTTTCTGCTGCCGATGCTCTCAGCGCCGCAAGACCCGGTGCCAGAAAAGAAATGTTCGAGACATACGTAAAGCGTCTCGAAGATCTTGAATCTATAGCAAACTCTTTCAGCGGAGTTGCAAAAAGTTACGTAATACAGGCAGGAAGAGAAATCAGGGCGATAGTTCAGAGTCAAAAAATTTCAGACGAAGATTCGGTAGTATTATCTAAAGATATAGCAAAAAAAATAGAAAACACTATGCAGTATCCGGGTCAGATTAAAGTTACGGTCATCAGGGAAACGAGGGCTACGGAATTTGCTAAATAA
- a CDS encoding TIGR00282 family metallophosphoesterase produces MNILFIGDIIGKPGRLAVKSLIGSLIDKYNPEFIIANGENAAHGMGITPDVADFLFNLDIDVITTGNHIWDQKNIIPYINNHERLLRPANYPSLSHGKGFGIFDSKFNRKIAVVNLEGRVFMKALSDSPFTVAKDIIKEVRDKSDAIIIDFHAEATSEKEALALYLDGEVSAFLGTHTHVQTNDDIILPKGTAYITDVGMVGSKYSVLGTNKEIAIRRYLTGIPERFEPEENDIALNGVAVTIDKKTKLSKNIEKIRINL; encoded by the coding sequence ATTAATATTCTTTTCATAGGGGATATTATTGGAAAACCGGGTCGTTTGGCAGTAAAATCGCTTATAGGTTCGTTAATAGATAAATATAACCCTGAATTCATTATTGCAAACGGCGAAAATGCCGCTCACGGAATGGGGATAACCCCGGATGTCGCAGATTTTTTATTTAATTTAGACATTGACGTTATAACTACAGGCAACCATATATGGGACCAAAAAAACATAATTCCATATATTAATAATCATGAAAGGCTTTTGCGTCCTGCAAATTACCCTTCTTTATCTCATGGAAAAGGTTTTGGAATATTCGATTCGAAATTTAATAGAAAAATAGCCGTTGTAAATTTAGAAGGAAGAGTTTTTATGAAAGCTCTGTCCGATTCTCCTTTTACAGTTGCTAAAGATATTATAAAGGAAGTTCGAGATAAATCCGATGCGATTATTATCGATTTTCACGCTGAAGCTACTTCAGAAAAAGAAGCGCTTGCGCTGTATTTAGACGGAGAAGTTTCTGCTTTTCTGGGTACCCATACGCATGTACAGACTAACGACGATATTATTCTGCCTAAAGGTACCGCTTATATTACCGACGTAGGAATGGTAGGCTCAAAATATTCGGTTCTCGGAACAAATAAAGAAATAGCTATTAGACGATATTTAACCGGAATACCCGAAAGATTCGAGCCGGAAGAAAACGATATCGCACTAAACGGAGTAGCAGTTACTATTGACAAAAAAACGAAATTAAGTAAGAATATTGAAAAAATTCGGATAAATTTATAA
- a CDS encoding tyrosine--tRNA ligase, with product MLKKEIEIEIDRQIDSIKRGSVELIKEEGLYEKLLYSVSNNIPLKIKAGFDPTSPDIHLGHTVLLNKLRTFQDLGHIVYFIIGDFTAMIGDPTGKSETRKPLSREEVLKNSKDYKAQAFKILKPEKTKILFNSWWLSNLNLDEFIKISSNYTVRRMLEKDDFEKRFQDNRPIAMHEFIYPLLQGFDSLFLEADVEIGGNDQKFNLIVGRELMKSFGLASQVIMTMPLLEGLDGKNKMSKSLGNHIGVSDEPNDMFGKIMSVSDEIMIKYYELLSFISNNELKNLIAELKGGLNPIIAKKRLAAEIVERYYDKTESDKALKYFEDKFQKKVNPEDLTVIELEYEEYGNFLKGETKQNEYKNINTASVSSDIIVDFLVKVDAASSKSEAKRLIKQGAVKIYFDTLNEKNIESKVGQDFFQVAENIEEFIIKSGKKKIFKIKLKKD from the coding sequence ATGTTAAAAAAAGAGATAGAAATCGAAATCGACAGGCAGATAGACTCTATTAAAAGAGGAAGCGTCGAGCTCATAAAAGAAGAAGGACTTTACGAAAAACTTTTATATTCCGTATCTAATAATATACCGCTGAAAATAAAAGCCGGTTTCGATCCTACTTCTCCGGACATACATCTCGGACATACCGTTTTGTTAAACAAACTGCGGACTTTTCAGGATTTGGGTCATATAGTATATTTCATAATAGGCGATTTTACGGCAATGATAGGCGATCCTACGGGAAAGTCGGAGACGCGAAAACCGCTTTCGAGAGAAGAAGTATTGAAAAACTCTAAAGATTATAAAGCTCAAGCTTTTAAAATTTTAAAACCGGAAAAAACTAAAATCCTTTTTAACAGCTGGTGGCTGTCAAACTTAAATCTTGACGAATTTATTAAGATTTCTTCTAACTATACGGTCAGAAGAATGCTTGAAAAAGACGATTTCGAAAAAAGATTCCAGGATAACAGGCCTATTGCAATGCATGAATTTATCTATCCTCTTCTGCAGGGTTTCGATTCATTGTTTCTTGAAGCCGACGTCGAAATAGGCGGCAATGATCAGAAATTTAATCTTATAGTGGGACGCGAATTGATGAAAAGTTTCGGACTTGCTTCCCAGGTTATAATGACTATGCCGCTTCTTGAAGGTTTGGACGGCAAAAACAAAATGAGCAAATCTCTTGGAAACCATATAGGCGTTTCAGACGAACCAAACGATATGTTCGGCAAGATAATGTCTGTCTCCGACGAAATAATGATAAAATACTATGAACTCCTTAGTTTTATATCGAATAACGAATTAAAAAATTTAATAGCCGAATTAAAAGGCGGTTTAAATCCAATAATTGCAAAAAAAAGACTTGCCGCAGAGATAGTAGAAAGATATTACGATAAAACCGAATCGGATAAAGCGCTAAAATACTTTGAAGATAAGTTTCAAAAGAAGGTGAATCCGGAAGACCTTACGGTTATTGAACTTGAATATGAAGAATACGGTAATTTTTTAAAAGGTGAAACAAAGCAAAACGAATATAAAAATATTAATACAGCGTCGGTTTCGTCTGATATAATAGTAGATTTTTTAGTAAAGGTTGATGCCGCGTCCAGTAAAAGCGAAGCAAAAAGGCTTATCAAACAGGGGGCGGTTAAGATATATTTCGATACTTTAAATGAAAAAAATATTGAGTCTAAGGTAGGGCAGGACTTTTTTCAAGTAGCTGAAAACATTGAAGAATTTATTATAAAATCCGGAAAGAAAAAAATATTTAAAATAAAATTAAAAAAAGATTAA
- a CDS encoding diguanylate cyclase, whose protein sequence is MDIFNQVQLFGSASDSSSDVNYEKSFASANMPIAIKGVKDEIIYMNEQAKVLSNYSGGSIFISYDEKLPDDIIRINELTGLNINKKVDLKMASGRIDQKFFRIDGITLLNKFGLFSGTLFIYNEFTASVKYFLNSSAKQGINNCVFDEITGLMLKSQFKEFFSRETERAERYRIPLSVTVFYFENLVFFGQSFGNEKLNQVLKYIGIYFKQKLRKTDIIFRIDFNDFIGILPHTNYENADKKFKKIKEEFNQLLKFPENVKPKFIYGISELNLKKHYKNYELILEEAKLDMSQRNSLSVKQDTGYTF, encoded by the coding sequence ATGGACATTTTTAATCAAGTCCAGCTTTTTGGATCGGCATCGGATTCGTCGTCGGACGTAAATTACGAAAAATCTTTTGCTTCTGCAAATATGCCTATTGCTATAAAAGGGGTTAAAGACGAAATAATTTACATGAACGAGCAGGCTAAAGTTCTTTCTAATTATTCCGGAGGTTCGATATTCATTTCTTATGACGAAAAATTGCCGGACGATATAATAAGAATCAATGAATTAACCGGTTTAAACATCAATAAAAAAGTTGACTTGAAAATGGCTTCAGGCAGAATCGACCAAAAATTTTTCCGTATAGACGGGATAACGCTTTTAAATAAATTCGGACTATTCTCGGGAACTTTGTTTATATATAACGAGTTCACGGCATCGGTAAAGTACTTTTTGAATTCAAGCGCAAAACAGGGAATCAATAATTGCGTTTTCGACGAAATTACAGGCTTAATGCTAAAAAGCCAATTTAAAGAATTTTTTTCAAGAGAGACCGAAAGAGCTGAAAGATACCGCATTCCTTTGTCGGTAACCGTATTTTATTTTGAAAATTTAGTATTTTTCGGACAATCTTTCGGAAACGAAAAGCTTAATCAAGTGTTAAAATATATAGGTATTTATTTTAAGCAAAAATTAAGAAAAACGGACATAATTTTTAGAATAGATTTTAATGATTTCATAGGAATTCTGCCTCATACTAATTATGAAAACGCCGATAAAAAATTTAAAAAAATTAAAGAGGAATTCAATCAGCTTTTAAAATTTCCGGAAAACGTAAAACCCAAATTTATATACGGTATTTCCGAATTAAATTTAAAAAAACATTATAAGAATTACGAACTGATTCTTGAAGAAGCAAAATTAGATATGTCGCAGAGAAACAGTTTATCCGTTAAGCAG
- a CDS encoding prepilin peptidase, whose product MILNQTNFVNFLFSFEGFVIVSIFIFLIGLSIGSFLNVVIYRLPNNTSIVFPSSACPACGKKIKFYDNIPVLSYIILKGKCRSCGNKISIIYPAIEILTGLLLYALFLKFFYKSFFYYSINAYDVNYFKEYLGFIFDRWIISAFFLFILIPIAFIDLFHSIIPDSLNILLIISGFILNIFLLHTSFLFPLYGFLAGGLFFFLIAFFYEFIKKREGLGGGDIKLIAGIGAFLGLKGVIFTIFIGAVLALLGFLALFIILKFKRGQQQKESLHESISNFKVPFGPFLSLASVFFIFYGNELFRMYLNLLLH is encoded by the coding sequence ATGATTTTAAATCAGACGAATTTTGTAAATTTTTTATTTTCCTTTGAAGGTTTTGTCATTGTTTCTATTTTTATTTTTTTAATCGGCCTTTCGATAGGAAGTTTCTTAAACGTCGTAATTTACCGCCTTCCTAATAATACTTCCATAGTTTTTCCTTCGTCGGCATGTCCTGCATGCGGCAAAAAAATTAAGTTTTACGATAACATTCCGGTTTTAAGCTATATAATCTTGAAAGGTAAGTGCAGAAGCTGCGGAAATAAAATTTCTATAATATACCCTGCAATTGAAATTTTAACCGGTTTACTGCTCTATGCACTGTTTTTAAAATTTTTTTATAAATCTTTTTTCTATTACTCAATTAATGCTTATGACGTAAATTATTTTAAAGAATATTTAGGTTTTATTTTTGATAGATGGATTATTTCGGCATTTTTTCTTTTTATTCTTATTCCCATAGCTTTTATCGACTTGTTTCACAGCATCATTCCTGATTCTTTAAATATACTTCTTATAATTTCAGGTTTTATTTTAAATATTTTCCTTTTACATACCTCATTCTTATTTCCGTTATACGGATTTCTCGCCGGAGGTTTATTTTTCTTCTTAATCGCTTTTTTTTATGAATTTATTAAAAAACGCGAAGGACTTGGCGGAGGAGATATTAAGTTAATAGCCGGAATTGGCGCATTTTTAGGATTAAAAGGCGTAATTTTTACGATTTTTATAGGCGCGGTTTTAGCATTGTTAGGATTTTTAGCATTATTTATTATTTTAAAATTTAAAAGAGGCCAACAACAAAAAGAATCTTTACATGAAAGCATTTCTAATTTTAAAGTACCTTTCGGTCCATTTTTATCGTTAGCGTCCGTTTTTTTTATTTTTTATGGAAATGAATTATTCAGAATGTATTTAAATTTATTATTGCATTAA
- a CDS encoding FMN-binding glutamate synthase family protein, with amino-acid sequence MTKSSFSNIQSEYLAVIDHNKCVRCKRCIQNCGWGTYSFGGDKILADHSKCVACGRCYTYCPEGAISIIKNPTVIRENANWQEPLVKNIWRQSETGGIVISGMGTTFKYKKYFDHILLDACQVTNPSIDPLREPMELRTYLGKKPSKLDLDFDEKGEPVLKTKMPPQIELQTPFVFGAMSYGSISLNAQKAMALAARALGIVMNTGEGGLHDDLVPFGKNIIVQVASGRFGVHRDYLNSGVAVEIKIGQGAKPGIGGHLPGEKIGIDISRTRMIPVGTDAISPAPHHDIYSIEDLRQLIYAIKEATDYEKPVSVKVAAVHNIAAIVSGIVRAGADIVYIDGYSGGTGAAPIVIRDHVGIPIELALAQVDERLREEGIRNEASIIAAGSIRSSADAVKAIALGADAVAIGTAALIVMGCHVCGKCNTGNCSWGITTQRPELVRRLDPEVYGERLYNLISAWSHEIQEVLGAMGVNSIESLRGSRERLRGIELTDAELKALGIKHAGL; translated from the coding sequence ATGACAAAATCTTCTTTTTCCAATATTCAATCGGAATATTTAGCGGTCATAGATCATAATAAATGCGTGAGATGTAAAAGATGCATCCAAAATTGCGGATGGGGAACTTACAGTTTCGGCGGAGACAAGATTCTTGCAGACCATTCTAAATGCGTAGCATGCGGCAGATGTTACACCTACTGCCCCGAAGGAGCTATTTCTATAATTAAAAATCCTACCGTTATCAGAGAAAATGCGAACTGGCAGGAACCGCTCGTGAAAAATATCTGGAGACAGTCCGAAACAGGTGGTATAGTTATTTCAGGAATGGGTACCACGTTTAAATATAAAAAATATTTTGACCATATACTTCTGGACGCCTGTCAGGTTACTAACCCTTCTATAGATCCTTTAAGAGAGCCTATGGAGTTAAGAACGTATCTCGGCAAGAAACCTTCAAAATTAGACTTGGATTTCGACGAAAAAGGCGAACCTGTTTTAAAAACAAAAATGCCGCCTCAAATAGAACTTCAAACGCCCTTTGTTTTCGGCGCTATGTCATACGGGTCTATCTCTCTTAATGCCCAAAAGGCTATGGCCTTAGCGGCAAGGGCGTTAGGAATAGTTATGAATACCGGTGAAGGCGGACTGCATGACGATTTAGTGCCTTTCGGCAAAAATATTATAGTTCAGGTTGCATCCGGACGATTCGGCGTTCACAGGGATTATTTAAACAGCGGCGTGGCAGTAGAAATTAAGATAGGACAGGGCGCAAAACCCGGTATAGGCGGACATCTTCCAGGTGAAAAAATCGGAATCGATATTTCTAGGACAAGGATGATTCCTGTTGGAACTGACGCTATTTCTCCCGCACCTCATCACGATATTTATTCTATTGAAGATTTAAGACAGCTTATATATGCAATTAAAGAAGCTACAGATTACGAAAAGCCGGTATCGGTTAAAGTAGCTGCGGTTCATAATATAGCCGCAATAGTAAGCGGCATAGTAAGAGCTGGCGCAGACATAGTTTATATTGACGGATATTCCGGCGGGACCGGTGCCGCTCCTATCGTTATCAGGGACCATGTGGGAATACCGATTGAACTTGCTCTTGCACAGGTTGACGAGAGATTGAGGGAAGAAGGCATAAGAAACGAAGCTTCTATAATAGCCGCAGGAAGCATAAGATCCAGCGCAGATGCCGTAAAAGCTATCGCTCTAGGAGCAGACGCCGTAGCAATCGGGACGGCGGCATTAATAGTCATGGGTTGTCATGTTTGCGGCAAATGCAATACCGGAAATTGCAGCTGGGGTATTACTACCCAAAGGCCGGAACTTGTTCGCAGATTGGATCCTGAAGTTTACGGAGAAAGATTATATAATCTTATTTCGGCATGGAGCCACGAGATACAGGAAGTATTAGGAGCAATGGGTGTTAATTCCATAGAAAGTTTGAGAGGCTCCAGAGAAAGATTAAGGGGTATAGAATTAACCGACGCCGAATTAAAAGCCTTAGGAATTAAGCATGCCGGCTTGTAA
- a CDS encoding cell division protein ZapA, which produces MSELIELKILNRKFILNSDKDRKYLESLAEYINAKADEVVKKTRSVDSFNIAVLTALNIADDFMSNKMETNNESRRVLEKVNNIYKYISKS; this is translated from the coding sequence ATGAGCGAACTTATAGAATTAAAAATTTTAAATCGTAAATTTATTTTAAACAGCGATAAAGACAGAAAGTATTTGGAATCTTTAGCGGAATACATCAATGCAAAAGCGGATGAAGTGGTTAAAAAAACTAGATCTGTAGATTCTTTTAACATAGCCGTTTTAACCGCGCTTAATATTGCGGATGATTTTATGTCTAATAAAATGGAGACTAATAACGAGAGCAGAAGGGTTTTGGAAAAAGTAAATAATATATATAAATATATATCTAAGTCTTAA
- a CDS encoding 5-formyltetrahydrofolate cyclo-ligase, which produces MRGYPFSLYFFRYFITPFKMINKKDARELMKNKRIELTEPYINAASLNISKIAYDYIILNLFKKIVIYMSIKNEVRIEYLIDENKNGDIRFFMPFCDNGGRMCFYKFESIDLMKRDSFGILSPKNGHKIDEKDIDVFFVPGLAFDIYGNRVGYGKGCYDRSLKKAENSHFIGVCYDFQFIKNDVLEFEPEDVKMNSIITENGIYKVDIEL; this is translated from the coding sequence ATGCGGGGTTATCCTTTCTCTCTTTATTTCTTCCGCTATTTTATCACACCTTTTAAAATGATAAATAAAAAAGATGCAAGAGAATTAATGAAAAATAAAAGGATAGAATTAACTGAACCGTACATTAATGCGGCAAGCTTAAATATTTCCAAAATTGCTTACGATTATATTATATTAAATCTATTTAAAAAAATCGTAATATATATGAGTATAAAAAATGAGGTCAGGATAGAGTATCTCATTGACGAAAACAAAAACGGCGATATACGGTTTTTTATGCCATTTTGCGATAACGGCGGACGGATGTGTTTTTATAAATTTGAAAGCATAGACCTTATGAAAAGGGATTCTTTCGGTATTTTAAGTCCAAAAAACGGTCATAAAATAGACGAAAAAGATATAGATGTTTTTTTTGTGCCGGGGTTAGCTTTTGATATATATGGAAACAGGGTTGGATACGGCAAAGGTTGTTACGACAGGTCTTTAAAAAAAGCCGAAAATTCTCATTTTATCGGCGTTTGTTACGACTTTCAGTTTATTAAAAACGATGTATTGGAGTTTGAGCCTGAAGACGTAAAAATGAATTCAATAATTACGGAAAATGGAATCTATAAAGTTGATATAGAACTATGA